From a region of the Sebastes umbrosus isolate fSebUmb1 chromosome 10, fSebUmb1.pri, whole genome shotgun sequence genome:
- the sema4ga gene encoding semaphorin-4G produces MLATRSSAVRLLLLSCCVCVAAGYPFRTPLDLDVTPRVTVLSSGLQGCRRFQSSAVNYSTMLLEADSERLYVGARGAVFALNASDISASSALTIEWEASPEQKRQCLLKGKDNKTECFNHIRFLQRFNATHLYMCGTHAFRPLCVYIDEERFVMSSQPEEGKDKCPYDPTTGYTALFIDQQMYTASQYEFRSFPDIRRNSPPPTLKTEDAPTRWLNEADFVGSTLVRESLGSSTGDDDKIYYFFTERSQEQTTTYSHSRVARVARVCKGDRGGRLTLQKRWTSFLKARLTCSLPEYDFHFNMLRSVFVMPGLTPQDTLFYGIFGLEWKNVKASAVCRFSLSEVQEAFQGPYMENQDSGSKWKEYTGKIPDPRPGTCITDALRARGINVSTSLPDDVLNFVRRHPLMSQQVQPSDRRPLLFRRTTDYTHMAVHTIQGLDGRTYHVLYMGTDEGWLHKAVEIEGQLHIIEELQLFEEPQPVNNLLLSAKQMSVYVGSPSGVVQLPLSNCRRYNSCYDCIFARDPHCAWNGAQCVDIMAQADRSTLIQDIQQGSRGCESTHDDVVVRSRSVRVGDDVLLQCELSSNLATPLWTLDGGELQGYGLNSGFRTGTDGLLVIEARQDQSGLYTCYAVENHINVAIVTYNVTIRLDLPLPPHVEPTEDHYSFFATPPAPTERPSSERPKPLPPAALLPRSELLSPRSMEAMYLSLITILGGLCVVLTVVLVYVGFCLRVGNRGKYSLRAAASAYPNNKKHNRNRKQHRNSSHMELKTISSHCNGNGICNGVSKQRNGDIQEGGFLQIVPGEGHPSPNKEPPPPAPPLPPTPQHPSPECDFPSGLSATLPSVLRRMNGNSYVLLRQSESESPSALCYSFSEELNRILEKRKHTQLLPRPDESSV; encoded by the exons ATGCTGGCAACTCGATCCTCTGCGGTGCGGCTcctgctgctgagctgctgtgtgtgcgtgGCAGCCGGCTACCCGTTCAGAACGCCCCTGGACCTGGATGTGACTCCACGCGTCACCGTGTTGAGCAGCG gTCTCCAAGGCTGCAGACGTTTCCAGTCCTCTGCAGTCAACTACAGCACCATGTTGCTGGAGGCTGACAGTGAACGTCTCTACGTCGGCGCCCGGGGGGCTGTATTCGCTCTCAATGCCTCTGACATTTCAGCCAGCTCCGCTCTCAct ATTGAGTGGGAAGCCTCCCCCGAGCAAAAACGTCAGTGTCTGCTCAAGGGAAAAGACAATAAG ACGGAGTGTTTTAATCACATCCGCTTCCTCCAGAGGTTCAACGCGACTCATCTCTACATGTGTGGGACTCATGCCTTCAGACCCCTCTGTgtatacata GACGAGGAGCGGTTTGTGATGTCATCTCAGCCTGAGGAAGGCAAAGACAAATGTCCCTACGACCCGACGACAGGCTACACTGCCCTCTTCATCG ACCAGCAGATGTATACAGCTTCCCAGTACGAGTTCAGGAGCTTTCCAGATATCCGACGCAACTCTCCGCCCCCCACACTGAAGACAGAAGACGCCCCCACACGCTGGCTGAACG AGGCCGACTTCGTGGGCTCAACTCTGGTGAGGGAGAGTTTGGGTAGCAGCACCGGCGATGATGATAAGATCTACTACTTCTTCACAGAGAGGAGCCAGGAGCAGACGACGACCTACAGCCACAGCAGGGTGGCACGAGTGGCTCGCGTTTGTAAG GGGGACCGGGGAGGCCGTTTAACTCTCCAGAAACGCTGGACGTCCTTCCTCAAGgccaggctgacatgttctctGCCAGAGTACGACTTCCACTTCAACATGCTGCGCAGCGTGTTCGTCATGCCCGGCCTCACGCCACAGGACACGCTCTTCTACGGCATCTTCGGCCTGGAGTG GAAAAACGTGAAGGCGTCTGCGGTGTGTCGGTTCTCTCTGTCTGAAGTCCAAGAGGCCTTTCAAGGACCATACATGGAGAACCAGGACTCCGGCTCTAAGTGGAAAGAATACACTGGAAAGATCCCTGACCCACGACCTGGAACg TGTATAACTGACGCTCTGAGGGCCAGGGGCATAAACGTGTCCACCTCCCTGCCTGATGACGTGCTGAACTTCGTCCGGAGGCATCCTCTGATGTCCCAGCAGGTCCAACCTTCAGACAGACGCCCCCTTTTGTTTAGGCGGACCACAGACTACACACACATGGCCGTACACACGATCCAAGGCTTAGATGGACGAACAtaccatgtactgtacatgggCACAG ATGAAGGCTGGTTACATAAAGCTGTAGAAATCGAGGGTCAGCTTCACATTATCGAGGAGCTTCAACTGTTTGAGGAACCACAACCTGTTAACAACCTGCTGCTATCTGCAAAACAG ATGAGTGTGTACGTGGGCTCTCCATCAGGCGTGGTGCAGCTTCCCCTCTCTAACTGTCGCAGATACAACTCCTGCTACGACTGCATCTTTGCCAGGGACCCTCACTGTGCCTGGAACGGAGCCCAGTGTGTGGACATAATGGCACAAGCAGACAG ATCCACTTTAATCCAGGACATCCAGCAGGGCAGCAGAGGATGTGAAAGCACGCACGATG ACGTTGTCGTGCGGAGCCGCTCTGTGCGGGTGGGCGACGACgtgctgctgcagtgtgagCTCAGCTCCAACCTGGCGACGCCCCTCTGGACCCTGGATGGCGGCGAGCTGCAGGGCTACGGCCTCAACTCCGGCTTCAGAACCGGCACAGATGGACTGCTGGTCATCGAGGCCCGGCAGGACCAGAGCGGGCTGTACACCTGCTACGCTGTCGAGAACCATATCAATGTCGCCATAGTTACCTACAACGTCACCATCCGCCTGGACCTGCCCCTTCCCCCACATGTTGAGCCAACTGAAGACCATTACAGTTTCTTCGCCACCCCGCCAGCACCCACTGAGCGTCCCTCCTCCGAGAGGCCCAAGCCCCTGCCCCCGGCCGCTCTCCTACCCCGCTCAGAGCTGCTCTCCCCCAGGAGCATGGAGGCCATGTATCTGTCCCTCATCACCATCCTCGGAGGCCTGTGTGTGGTCCTCACCGTGGTCCTCGTCTACGTGGGCTTCTGCCTGCGAGTGGGCAACAGAGGGAAGTACTCATTACGCGCCGCAGCTTCTGCCTACCCAAACAATAAGAAGCACAACAGGAATAGGAAACAGCACAGAAACTCCTCCCACATGGAGCTGAAGACCATCTCAAGCCACTGCAACGGCAACGGCATTTGTAATGGAGTTTCAAAGCAGCGGAACGGCGACATCCAGGAGGGAGGCTTCCTCCAGATCGTCCCCGGCGAGGGTCATCCATCACCCAATAAGGAGCCTCCTCCCCCGGCCCCTCCTCTCCCACCAACCCCACAGCACCCCTCTCCAGAGTGCGACTTCCCCAGCGGGCTGTCGGCCACGCTGCCCAGCGTCCTGAGGAGGATGAATGGCAACAGCTATGTGCTGCTGAGGCAGAGCGAGTCTGAAAGCCCGTCAGCGCTCTGCTACTCCTTCTCGGAGGAGCTCAACAGGATCTTAGAGAAGAGGAAACACACTCAGCTGCTGCCCAGGCCGGACGAGAGCTCCGTGTAG